AAGGTGCTGCTTTTGAGAGCTTTGATCGCCAATTCACAGAATTGTCTCCAAAAATTGAGGAGTTTGCAACTTTGCTTGATGAAATCAATGCACAGTTGAACAAGGTTGCTGAAATTGTTGAACAAAACGACCAAGATCTTGCATCACAAATTTAATTTGTTATATAAGTGGCTTTAGGAAGGCGAGAGCCTTCCT
This Streptococcus oralis DNA region includes the following protein-coding sequences:
- a CDS encoding WXG100 family type VII secretion target; this translates as MALIQLTTEELRTSAQKYTQGSEEVRQVLRTLTQEQNTIRDNWKGAAFESFDRQFTELSPKIEEFATLLDEINAQLNKVAEIVEQNDQDLASQI